From a single Rhodococcus qingshengii JCM 15477 genomic region:
- a CDS encoding WecB/TagA/CpsF family glycosyltransferase, with protein MSSPFEVIEVGGIPFAATNLERATDWVVNDRREGAGTGVSVRLSNSYCVSAAHSDRDYSAVLKGPGVNFADGTPVSWVMRLIGGTADHVGVRPVRGPSFFEATLDKGRRYSLRHHFVGTTEETLNLLTDRVEELYPGIKVAGTYAPPFAAFSKEFVDDIITKIDPTSPDIVWVGLGAPKQDFVTKAIADRTDYVAVGVGAAFDFLAGTVSEAPSFVQNSGFEWLYRLVSEPKRLWRRYLFGNSTFIRLASRDIRKVFGRLGGRA; from the coding sequence ATGAGCAGTCCGTTCGAGGTCATCGAGGTGGGTGGCATTCCGTTTGCCGCGACCAATCTCGAGAGAGCTACCGATTGGGTAGTCAACGACAGACGAGAGGGAGCAGGAACCGGAGTCTCCGTGAGGTTGTCGAATTCCTACTGCGTGTCGGCGGCGCACAGTGATCGCGACTACTCCGCGGTTTTGAAGGGTCCGGGTGTGAACTTCGCAGACGGAACCCCGGTCAGCTGGGTGATGCGCCTGATCGGCGGCACCGCCGATCACGTCGGTGTTCGACCAGTCCGGGGTCCGTCGTTCTTCGAGGCCACCCTGGACAAGGGACGCCGCTACAGCCTTCGTCACCATTTTGTCGGCACGACAGAAGAGACGTTGAATCTCTTGACGGATCGAGTCGAGGAGTTGTACCCGGGAATCAAGGTGGCCGGCACATATGCCCCGCCGTTTGCCGCGTTCAGCAAGGAGTTCGTCGACGACATCATCACGAAGATCGATCCGACGTCACCGGACATCGTGTGGGTCGGTCTGGGTGCGCCGAAGCAGGACTTTGTCACGAAGGCGATAGCGGATCGAACCGACTACGTGGCCGTCGGTGTCGGCGCGGCCTTCGACTTCTTGGCCGGAACTGTTTCGGAGGCACCATCTTTCGTCCAGAACTCGGGTTTCGAGTGGTTGTATCGACTTGTATCCGAACCCAAACGTCTGTGGCGGCGCTACCTGTTCGGTAACTCGACATTCATACGGCTGGCATCACGTGACATACGAAAAGTCTTCGGCCGTTTGGGGGGACGCGCATGA
- the gmd gene encoding GDP-mannose 4,6-dehydratase, whose product MKRALITGITGQDGSYLAELLLSKGYEVHGLIRRSSTFNTSRINHIYVDPHDADARLFLHYGDLSDGARLVTLLAQIKPDEVYNLAAQSHVRVSFDEPEHTGNTTGVGSIRLLEAVRMAGLDCRFYQASSSEMFGATPPPQNEETPFYPRSPYGAAKVYSYWITKNYREAYGIFAVNGILFNHESPRRGETFVTRKITRAVARIQAGIEDHLYMGNLDAIRDWGYAPEYVEGMWRMLQVDEPEDFVLATGGNYSVRDFLTVAFEHAGLNWENHVRFDERYLRPTEVDALIGDPSHAERKLGWKAGVHTPELARIMVEADIEALEHEGRPWIDTPALPDWSATR is encoded by the coding sequence ATGAAACGCGCACTGATTACCGGAATCACGGGGCAGGACGGCTCTTACCTTGCCGAGTTGCTGCTCTCCAAAGGCTACGAGGTTCACGGACTGATCCGTCGATCCTCGACGTTCAACACTTCGAGGATCAACCACATCTACGTTGACCCGCACGATGCGGATGCTCGACTTTTTCTTCACTACGGTGACCTCAGTGACGGAGCGCGCCTGGTGACACTACTCGCGCAGATCAAGCCGGACGAGGTGTACAACCTCGCTGCGCAGTCTCACGTCAGGGTCAGCTTCGACGAACCCGAACACACCGGGAACACCACTGGCGTCGGGTCGATCCGACTACTCGAAGCGGTTCGGATGGCCGGACTCGACTGCCGGTTCTACCAGGCGTCGAGTTCCGAGATGTTCGGTGCCACACCGCCACCGCAGAACGAGGAGACACCGTTCTACCCACGTTCGCCCTACGGTGCGGCGAAGGTGTACTCGTACTGGATCACCAAGAACTATCGTGAGGCATACGGGATCTTCGCTGTGAACGGAATTCTGTTCAATCACGAATCCCCGAGGCGTGGTGAGACATTCGTGACGCGGAAGATCACGCGCGCGGTCGCACGCATCCAGGCAGGTATCGAGGATCATCTGTACATGGGCAATCTCGATGCGATTCGCGACTGGGGATATGCGCCGGAGTACGTGGAGGGAATGTGGCGCATGCTGCAGGTCGACGAGCCTGAGGATTTTGTGCTCGCCACCGGTGGCAACTACTCGGTGCGCGACTTCCTGACCGTCGCGTTCGAACATGCAGGTCTGAACTGGGAAAACCACGTTCGATTCGACGAACGGTATCTTCGGCCGACCGAGGTGGACGCACTGATCGGGGATCCGAGTCATGCCGAGCGCAAACTCGGTTGGAAGGCCGGCGTGCACACACCCGAACTGGCCCGGATCATGGTCGAGGCAGACATCGAAGCGCTCGAACACGAAGGGCGACCGTGGATCGACACTCCGGCACTTCCCGACTGGTCGGCGACGCGATGA
- a CDS encoding GDP-L-fucose synthase family protein → MSDSFAARPLDRGAPFYVAGHRGLVGSSVWRHLESAGFTRLLGKTSAELDLRDREAAFDFFAREKPTNVILAAAKVGGIAANSTFLVDFLSENLRIQVNVLDAALAHGVERLLFLGSSCIYPKLAPQPIKEEYLLTGHLEPTNDAYAIAKIAGILHVQAARRQHGRPWISAMPTNLYGPGDNFSPHGSHVLPALVRRYDEAQSSAVQSVVNWGSGNPRREFLHVDDLASACLHLLDNYDGASHVNVGTGEDHTIREIASIVATEVGYTGETRWDTSKPDGTMQKLLDVSMIRKLGWRPTIGLREGIASTISWYRDNIGAVRT, encoded by the coding sequence ATGAGTGATTCATTCGCAGCGCGACCACTCGATCGAGGCGCACCGTTCTACGTGGCCGGCCACCGAGGTCTGGTCGGCTCTTCGGTGTGGCGACACCTGGAATCTGCGGGCTTCACCAGGTTGCTCGGAAAGACGTCGGCCGAACTCGATCTACGTGACCGGGAAGCTGCTTTCGATTTCTTCGCCCGCGAAAAGCCGACCAACGTGATCCTCGCAGCAGCAAAAGTTGGGGGGATTGCGGCGAACAGCACTTTCCTCGTCGACTTCCTGTCGGAGAATCTGCGCATCCAGGTGAACGTGCTCGACGCTGCCCTCGCACACGGCGTCGAGCGTCTCCTGTTCCTCGGATCATCTTGCATCTACCCGAAATTGGCACCGCAACCGATCAAGGAGGAATACCTGCTCACCGGGCATCTCGAGCCGACCAACGACGCCTATGCAATAGCAAAGATCGCGGGAATACTCCATGTTCAAGCTGCCAGGCGGCAGCATGGTCGCCCCTGGATCTCAGCTATGCCCACCAACCTGTACGGCCCGGGAGACAATTTCTCGCCGCACGGATCGCACGTACTTCCCGCCCTCGTTCGGCGTTACGACGAGGCGCAGTCGTCGGCAGTCCAGTCGGTTGTCAACTGGGGGAGTGGCAATCCGCGACGTGAATTCCTGCATGTCGACGACTTGGCGTCGGCGTGTCTGCATCTGCTCGACAACTACGACGGTGCATCGCATGTCAACGTCGGAACCGGCGAGGACCACACAATTCGTGAGATCGCTTCGATAGTCGCCACGGAGGTCGGATACACCGGAGAGACGCGGTGGGACACCTCGAAGCCGGACGGAACGATGCAGAAACTGCTGGACGTGAGCATGATTCGGAAACTCGGATGGCGGCCGACAATCGGATTGCGCGAAGGAATCGCGTCGACGATCTCGTGGTACCGCGACAACATCGGTGCCGTACGTACCTGA
- a CDS encoding UDP-glucose dehydrogenase family protein, giving the protein MSTRIAVFGTGYLGATHAACMAELGHEVLGVDVDAAKLEKLAAGEVPFYEPGLGEVLRNNIDRGRLKFTSSYEEAAEFADVFFLGVGTPQKKGEFAADMVYVDAVIETLAPLLTKPAVIFGKSTVPVGTAERLGKRARELAPIGDSVEVAWNPEFLREGFAVQDTLHPDRLVLGVDRNVRGRAESVAREVYAELIDAEIPFLVTDLATAELVKASANAFLATKISFINAISEVCEAAGADVTVLADAIGHDVRIGRRFLNAGIGFGGGCLPKDIRAFMARAGELGADQALTFLREVDNINMRRRTRMVELAREACGSLLGARVAVLGAAFKPDSDDVRDSPALNVAGQIQLQGAAVNVYDPKAMDNSRALFPTLTYSANALEACEGADVVLVLTEWLEFLKLQPSDLDSVVRNKVIVDGRNCLSPDDWRGAGWNYRGLGRP; this is encoded by the coding sequence ATGAGCACTCGCATAGCAGTATTCGGCACGGGATACCTGGGCGCGACACACGCGGCCTGTATGGCCGAACTCGGTCACGAGGTCCTCGGAGTGGATGTCGATGCGGCAAAGCTGGAGAAACTGGCAGCAGGTGAAGTTCCGTTCTACGAGCCAGGGTTGGGCGAGGTCCTACGAAACAACATCGATCGAGGGCGACTGAAGTTCACGTCGTCGTACGAGGAAGCCGCAGAATTTGCGGACGTGTTCTTCCTCGGGGTCGGGACGCCGCAGAAGAAGGGTGAGTTCGCCGCGGACATGGTCTACGTGGATGCCGTGATCGAGACTTTGGCGCCGCTGCTCACCAAGCCCGCGGTCATCTTCGGCAAGTCCACGGTACCGGTGGGAACCGCGGAACGGCTCGGTAAGCGCGCGCGGGAACTGGCACCGATCGGTGACAGCGTCGAAGTCGCGTGGAATCCCGAGTTTCTGCGTGAAGGATTTGCCGTCCAGGACACGTTGCACCCGGACCGACTTGTGCTCGGAGTCGATCGAAATGTCCGCGGTCGAGCGGAATCTGTTGCGCGCGAAGTTTATGCAGAGCTCATCGATGCGGAGATTCCGTTTCTCGTCACGGACCTTGCGACGGCGGAGTTGGTGAAAGCGTCAGCGAACGCTTTCCTGGCCACCAAGATCTCGTTCATCAACGCCATCTCCGAAGTGTGCGAGGCCGCTGGCGCCGACGTCACAGTGCTTGCCGACGCGATCGGGCACGACGTTCGGATCGGACGTCGATTCCTCAACGCGGGAATTGGTTTCGGCGGAGGGTGTTTGCCGAAGGACATCCGCGCCTTCATGGCTCGCGCCGGTGAACTCGGTGCCGATCAAGCACTGACGTTCCTGCGCGAAGTCGACAACATCAATATGCGCAGACGTACACGCATGGTCGAACTGGCGCGGGAGGCATGCGGATCGCTTCTCGGTGCGAGAGTCGCAGTTCTGGGTGCCGCGTTCAAACCGGACTCGGACGACGTTCGTGATTCGCCGGCGCTCAACGTCGCGGGTCAGATTCAGCTCCAAGGTGCTGCAGTGAACGTGTACGACCCAAAGGCCATGGACAATTCGCGCGCGCTGTTCCCGACGCTGACCTACTCGGCAAATGCATTGGAGGCCTGCGAAGGTGCCGATGTCGTCCTGGTATTGACCGAGTGGCTCGAATTCTTGAAGTTGCAGCCGTCCGATCTCGATTCGGTGGTTCGCAACAAAGTGATCGTCGACGGGCGCAATTGCCTTTCCCCCGACGACTGGCGAGGCGCAGGTTGGAACTACCGCGGACTGGGACGCCCGTGA